A window of Misgurnus anguillicaudatus chromosome 3, ASM2758022v2, whole genome shotgun sequence genomic DNA:
TGTTACTTCTAAAGtacccaaaataaaaaaacaatgtatgtattataaatggtattattaaatgtttaatgttaattatttaattaaatatttaaattaaattgtttaatgtTAATTATTATACTAAGTAATAAGCGTTTTGCGTCATTTTATACCTTACATAGTAAGTCCCGCCCCGCTGCTTATTTATTGGCCAATCTAGAAATTAGGAGCGTGCGATTGGACATTCGGGAAATCGTTCATGTAGCCGTAGCAACCACAGCGATCAGGAAACAAGTGCCGTAGTAGTTTCCTCGCAGACGTGAACGCGCTTCCTTGAGAATAACCCTGGATACCAAACATCAGTGCTTATCTAATGCTGAGTACATGATCTTACACTCCTCTAGTCACTAGGTAGGTGTTACCTCGACGTGGGTTAACTTCATCTTATGCCCTACTGCAGTGATGCTGTAGCTGTCACGCTAACTGAGctatgcgtgtgtgtgcatacaGTAACGTGAGGTAAACAGAAAATGCGTTTAAAACAGCCGTACGTGCACACGATACAGCTATCGGTTGTCTTTTTTCGTTTAATGTCTATGCTTACGCAGTTTTGACTGATTCATGGTCAGCTTTTTAACTGACAACGTTAGACTAAGTCTAAGCATAAATAAGTTACAACGAAAGTGAAAGACAGAAGTGAGGTTGTTTTGGGACAGCTCTTCTGGTTGTCATTCACTAGTTTATTACGGTAACAGTTACACACAAAAGCCTTactgtgttgctttaaattgtgTTGAAGTTAAAACTGAGTTACTTAAAGTAAGATTATGGTGTTTTGGTTTAAGCCTGTAAGTTAGGTCTGCTACTTGAAACTGAAACTGTTGAATATTATCTACCAAAATGCACTTCATTTCTAATCTTTAGGTTCGTGGCTAAATGACAAGTAAACTTGAACTGTTTTTAACTATTTTGTTTTAACATGCATGGGTGGTtcttgcgaaattagacttatgtggtgtcatgaaacattttgattaaaaaaagtaaatacaaagtaagattatcaaaataagaagcatacagttacaaacatctcttcgtgtactattttgcacatgatttcaaatgacatcatacaaaccaagaGGTGTCCATGACttgatttgggttctttgacatggaaatatttataattaaaaaatcaaaaaaattaaaagcttcaGTCCATGTtaaactataaacatttacagtaaaggaacatgtggtatttggtgatcattggtaaatgtatagacaataataaggaatataaatgtgtccaagaaaaattttatcatcctctgcaacaattttgaatcattgtttaagccctcaataaactaacattttcaaaaaaacaaaaaaatgttggaagggacataattgactgtgacactcaagatggctaccaggtaagcagttcttattttttctctccagataaaagttgaaattttgtttgtcatagtacctagacaactttttagttctcattacggaaacatgagtttgtaaatgcatatatttaatgtaatatcatattgcggtaattatattttttataatgttaatctaaaaaatgtaaataattctataggaaatatttttaaatcctctaaaaatagtggttatagtaagttcagaccttaatcttatatgtgcaaaaaaattggcttcaatggctttttaaaaaaaactgatgctggacaccttttaagtctgaATTTTTTAAGAATCACCCTTATATTAAATTAGAGATGCTCCGATGTATCGACTTTCAATATTAATCGGCAGATTTTTGAATATAAAAATTAGGTTATTTTAAAGACCATTTCatgagttttatttaaaatgcacttatttctttgcttaaaaaaaggcgttattggtataatacaaggtgttcacgtggtttatggtaaaaaaattattttattttccacataccatacattgtTTTTTGTCGCACCAAATTTCCCTCTCTTCCTGGCTGAAACGCACTGAGTGcgtcatcgatttgaaaagctctgtgtccctgattggccatctaatctgtacgttatgattggcctgaatacctctgacatcagccggaaatgctccttaccatgtttgaaagattcgctcacaatgcaatgctaacaggagttaaacttacaggctgtgagtcgaagcgggaggaattatgataatgtcgatcttgtctacatcaccaatcccaggaagtaaactgttacctacaatccgtgtgttcgatgtagtccaagaaaagaaattTACGTTGAAAACGATAACTCttatcattgtttactttgggtttgtaccttttgtatatcgttaacatgtactaatacacacttacacaccaaaggaaatgtaacgctgtgaatcggataattggtgctctttaaaattgcCAAAAGCAATACTAATGTGTGTCCCTCCCTAACAGTTATTTTAAATCATCGAAAGACTGGCACCGTGGCATCTCTAAAGAACAGCTGCACTTTTTGTGACGAGTGAATCATCTCCTATAAGCTTAAAACTCAATAGGCAAGCATCTCTGACTTATGTATGTGTTTCATAGGTAGAACCCCTGGAAGCACATTTTCAATACTCACCTAATAACACAAGATCTGTTGCCATGGTGGATATCAGTAAGTGGTCTCTCTTCACCCTGTTAGATGCGCAGGAGCTCGCCTCCATCCGTCAGGCTTGCATCTTTGGGGCATCTGCAAATGAGGCCATCTACATCACCCATGATGATGAAGTAAGCAGCCAACAGCATCTTTGTTTTGTCAAAACGGCATCTATCTCTGCTCATAAGTTGCATCCTCTCGCACAGGTGTATGTTTTAGGTGTGAACTGCAGTAATTGTCTCGGGACTGGAGACAGTCAAAGTACAATTGTCCCTAAAAAGCTAGACTCTCTGAGCGGAAAAAAGGTGGTCAATCTGAGCTACGGCAGTGGACCGCATGTTCTGCTGATAACCGAAGGTATAAGGGTGTTTATTAGGAAAAACGAAAATCTAAATATATGCTATACTAATGTCTTATTCACTTAAGTCACTTACTCTCCTTGCAGAGGGCGAGTTGTATGCATGGGGGCATAATGGGTACAGCCAGCTGGGGAATGGGACAACCAATCAAGGTGTGTCGCCTGTCCTGGTGTCGACTAACCTGCAGAACAAGAGGGTGACAGAGATTTCCTGTGGTTCTCACCACTCTTTAGCTCTGACCCATGATGGTGAGGTGAGACATGGAaactgtttttgtttgtttgacatGCCTTTCTTAGGATTTAAACACGTAACTTGCCAGCGCCATGTGAGCTAAAGGAATCTTTAAAATGCATTTCAACactttacatattaaagagtATTAGACGGATTTAGTTTTGAACACTACTACAGTCTCTCTTTTGCAAGTGGAGTTAGCCGCTTAGCCTTGCGGTGCATCTTTAATCGAATAGCATGTGACCTTGTTTGCTAAGCTGTGAGGGCTTTTGTTCTCGCTGTGACCGAAATCAGCTCGGCCCTAACACTGCGTGACGTGACGCTCCATGTGTTAGTAAATTCAGCATCCTTTACATTTTTCAGTATTCTGTAGGCTTACTTAAATGTTGATACAGTATATGGGCCATTGTAGGTGTATGCATGGGGGTACAACAATTGCGGTCAGGTGGGTTCAGGATCCACCGCCAATCAGCCGACGCCCCGCAAAGTATCCAGCTGTCTTCAGAACAAAGTGATGGTCAGTATAGCCTGTGGACAGACCTCTTCTATAGCCGTGGCAGATAATGGTGAGGTAAGAACTGGAAAAATTTTTTAATATCTTCATTGTCTTTTGTAATTGCACCGATCCTAATGGCACTTTTGCATGGGACGGAGTATTTATTGTGTATTGTATGATGAATGCAGCAGGAGTGAAATTTCTGCCTTTTTTATTGGCATCATACTGTATTCCTCAAACCTCGCTGTGTTGTATTTTGTTAATTGTGAAATGTGTTTCAGGTTTATGGGTGGGGTTACAATGGAAACGGCCAGCTGGGATTGGGCAACAATGGGAACCAGCTGACACCATGTCGCTTAGCTGCTCTGCAAAACCactgtgtgctgcaggtatgAGCGGGAGAATGTGGGATAAAATGTGACCCCAGGCTGTGAAAACCCAGGCTAaagttttataatttaattgtgAGATTACCTTTCAGTCTTTGACACAtccttagtcaatattaaagatattaaggttatattaaaaaaaaacattctttaTATTACAAAGGATGAttttagaaaacagtaaatgacAAAGAATGAATTTAACAAGAATTTGGaaggttttcacaggcagggacACAAATATACATGGCAAAGCAAATTGTAATAGGAAAACAGAAGTATAGGACTAATCGGTAAACCAAACAGATGTATTCATATGAAAATGTATTCATGCAAAGTGTAATGGGGCCTTACATTaggtaaaaaaaagtatttaataatTGAATGAAAGTGAAAATTTGagggaaaacaccaccgtttttcaatattttactatgtttttacctcaacttagacaaattaatacatacctatctttattcaatgcgtgttGATAATCTTtttacagcgtgtcgtgaatgtgttaacatgtagcctagccccattcattccttaggatccaaacaggaatgaattttgaagccaccaaacacttccaaaCTACTACTCTCttgtgctcttccgccatacaatatagttttcatttttttatcctcttaaaaaaattaccacgttttattttgtgccaccatacttactcatgtaactagtcatgtaacagtctttaaatagggaaaacatggaggtgtttggtggcttctaaattcatccctgtttggatcctccTGAGGAATGGATGGGGCTGGGCTAGGTGCTGGCACATTCACGGCATGCTGTACAaggattaagtgcacacattgaaaaatgaggtatgtattcattcgtctaagttgatGTGAAAACATAGTAGAGTGTTGAggaacggtggtgttttccttaaaaGCAAAATACAATGGAGTGCAATTCAGTACAATACAGATTATATATAAAGATGGTAAatggatagttcatccaaaaaggacgatatttgtaataaagcaggaaacagaagcaccattgacttctatagtaaaaaagaataatactatgcaagtcaatggggcctctgatagGTTTGGTTagaaacattcctcaaaatatcttccttcgtgttcatcacagaacaaagaaatgtatacaggtttgtaacctCATGAGAGTgggaaatgatgacagaattttcatttttgggtgaccgatctctttaacatttaactctttcgccaccagcattttttttaagttgccagccagcgccagcatttttcatgattttcacaaaagtttaacgccttccagaaaatgttcttctttaaatatataaacatacaatatatcaaatgaaagaacaaaccctttgctttcaaacaaaccttagttctcttgtaatcacctctcaaatatggctaggtttcttcaaaaacaccaaattctGAGCAAAatgctgagataattccatttttgtgacagacttttgttaaagatcagattcagagcgatcctcaaaacatacactgagttcTTACTCTTATACGTGAGGCATTACTTCCGGGTTGCAAATGTTGTGGAagataatagtggtattgcaaaaagtcaaaaaaacttgttattggcagggaagcgttttctcataattgacgagttaactcgtcaatggcggcgaaagagttaatgaacAAACTGTCATGTTAGCATAACGTCACTGCACAAATTCATGCTAAGTAAATGGATCTGTGTTCTCTGTTTCAGATTGCCTCAGGTTACGCTCATTCTCTAGCACTGACAGATCAGGGTCTGCTGTTTGCTTGGGGGGCAAACGCATATGGTCAGCTGGGCACTGGAAACAAGAGCAACCAGCTCAGCCCTGTTCA
This region includes:
- the rcbtb1 gene encoding RCC1 and BTB domain-containing protein 1 isoform X1; amino-acid sequence: MVDISKWSLFTLLDAQELASIRQACIFGASANEAIYITHDDEVYVLGVNCSNCLGTGDSQSTIVPKKLDSLSGKKVVNLSYGSGPHVLLITEEGELYAWGHNGYSQLGNGTTNQGVSPVLVSTNLQNKRVTEISCGSHHSLALTHDGEVYAWGYNNCGQVGSGSTANQPTPRKVSSCLQNKVMVSIACGQTSSIAVADNGEVYGWGYNGNGQLGLGNNGNQLTPCRLAALQNHCVLQIASGYAHSLALTDQGLLFAWGANAYGQLGTGNKSNQLSPVQVMTEKERIVEIAACHSTHTSAAKTQSGQVYMWGQCRGQAIVLPHLTHFTSTDDVFACFATPSVTWRLLTMEHDDFLTVAQSLKKEFDNPETSDLKFSIDGKYIHVHKAVLKIR
- the rcbtb1 gene encoding RCC1 and BTB domain-containing protein 1 isoform X2, which gives rise to MVDISKWSLFTLLDAQELASIRQACIFGASANEAIYITHDDEVYVLGVNCSNCLGTGDSQSTIVPKKLDSLSGKKVVNLSYGSGPHVLLITEEGELYAWGHNGYSQLGNGTTNQGVSPVLVSTNLQNKRVTEISCGSHHSLALTHDGEVYAWGYNNCGQVGSGSTANQPTPRKVSSCLQNKVMVSIACGQTSSIAVADNGEVYGWGYNGNGQLGLGNNGNQLTPCRLAALQNHCVLQIASGYAHSLALTDQGLLFAWGANAYGQLGTGNKSNQLSPVQVMTEKERIVEIAACHSTHTSAAKTQSGQVYMWGQCRGQAIVLPHLTHFTSTDDVFACFATPSVTWRLLTMEHDDFLTVAQSLKKEFDNPETSDLKFSIDGKYIHVHKAVLKIRCEHFRSMFQSHWNEDMKEVIEIDQFSFPVYRAFLEFLYTDSVDLPPEDAIGLLDLATSYCENRLKKLCQHIIKRGITVDNAFSLLSAAIKYDAEDLEEFCFKFCVNHLTAVTQTTAFSQVDGNMLKAFICRASRCGAFKN